The following proteins are co-located in the Deinococcus metallilatus genome:
- a CDS encoding sulfurtransferase yields the protein MTSPTSPESPLKSAEWLLSHLADPLVRVLDCRYALNDPLVGRIAYLEGHVPGAIYADLETDLSGPVQPHGAGGRHPLPDPATLAAWLGSVGIGNDSVVVAYDDPSTGQGFYAARAWWLLRWLGHPRVYVLDGGWPAFLAAGGQPGTAEPDFAPTTFTPDVQPDMVATAEDVAGREAGTLLIDSRAPNRYRGEVEPLDRKAGHIPGAVNREWAGALDEGGHWRDAGAQAARLNAGDASTITYCGSGVSATPNLLARELAGVPLGPQNRLYAGSWSDWVSEGARPVATGEEAEARGPKP from the coding sequence ATGACCTCCCCGACCTCCCCCGAATCGCCGCTGAAGTCCGCCGAATGGCTGCTTTCGCATCTGGCCGACCCGCTGGTGCGGGTGCTGGACTGCCGGTACGCGCTGAACGACCCGCTGGTGGGACGCATCGCCTATCTGGAGGGGCATGTGCCGGGCGCGATCTACGCCGACCTGGAGACGGACCTCAGCGGTCCCGTGCAGCCCCATGGGGCGGGCGGAAGGCACCCGCTGCCCGACCCGGCGACGCTGGCCGCGTGGCTGGGCAGCGTGGGCATCGGGAATGACAGCGTCGTGGTCGCCTACGACGATCCCTCCACCGGGCAGGGCTTCTATGCGGCGCGGGCCTGGTGGCTGCTGCGCTGGCTGGGGCACCCCCGGGTCTATGTGCTGGACGGCGGCTGGCCCGCCTTCCTGGCGGCGGGCGGACAGCCGGGCACCGCCGAGCCGGACTTCGCCCCCACCACCTTCACGCCCGACGTGCAGCCGGATATGGTCGCCACTGCCGAAGACGTGGCGGGCCGGGAGGCGGGGACGCTCCTGATCGACTCGCGTGCCCCGAACCGTTACCGGGGGGAGGTGGAACCGCTGGACCGCAAGGCCGGGCACATCCCCGGCGCGGTGAACCGCGAGTGGGCCGGGGCGCTGGACGAGGGCGGGCACTGGCGGGACGCCGGGGCGCAGGCCGCGCGCCTGAACGCGGGGGACGCCTCCACCATCACCTACTGCGGCAGCGGCGTGAGCGCCACCCCGAACCTGCTGGCGCGGGAACTGGCCGGGGTTCCGCTCGGCCCGCAGAACCGCCTGTACGCCGGGTCGTGGAGCGACTGGGTGAGCGAGGGCGCGCGGCCCGTGGCGACGGGCGAGGAGGCGGAGGCCAGGGGGCCTAAGCCGTAA
- a CDS encoding DUF3105 domain-containing protein: MKRTLFLALLPLSLAACGQKGIEGVKTFDYQGGDHRSGSLVYAETPPAGGPHNPIWQNCGVYDQPLYNEYAVHSLEHGAVWITYRPGLGAQEVAALRHLVDGRPYTLLSPYEGLPAPIVISAWNAQLPVQSANDARLKAFLDEYEQGATAPERGAACSGGYGSTR, encoded by the coding sequence ATGAAACGCACCCTGTTCCTCGCCCTCCTGCCCCTCTCGCTCGCCGCCTGCGGTCAGAAAGGCATTGAGGGCGTGAAGACCTTCGACTACCAGGGCGGGGACCACCGCTCCGGTTCCCTGGTCTACGCCGAGACGCCCCCCGCGGGCGGCCCGCACAACCCCATCTGGCAGAACTGCGGCGTCTACGACCAGCCGCTCTACAACGAATACGCCGTCCACAGCCTGGAACACGGGGCCGTGTGGATCACTTACCGCCCTGGCCTGGGGGCGCAGGAGGTCGCGGCCCTCCGGCACCTCGTGGACGGGCGGCCCTACACGCTCCTCAGCCCCTACGAGGGCCTGCCCGCCCCCATCGTGATCAGCGCCTGGAACGCGCAACTGCCGGTCCAGAGCGCGAACGACGCGCGCCTGAAAGCCTTCCTCGACGAGTACGAGCAGGGAGCTACCGCCCCCGAACGTGGCGCGGCCTGCTCGGGCGGGTACGGCAGCACACGCTGA
- a CDS encoding 3'-5' exonuclease: MTASPLPRLAALTQPIIFVDTETGGRDPARHPLLTIGLVTLTPQGEVTRPLHLRLRHDWYDVEADAMAVNGIDLDTHHAAAQPAGEVADAVRAYAREVGRVMLGGHNLHYDLGFLRLLLPDLNSVFRRGRVDTKLSAQFLIHAGVLPRKVGTPLDQLAKHFGLEYQAHNALEDAAVTARVYTELLRLVAR; encoded by the coding sequence ATGACCGCCTCCCCCCTCCCCCGCCTGGCCGCCCTGACCCAGCCGATCATCTTCGTGGACACCGAGACGGGCGGGCGCGACCCGGCCCGGCACCCGCTGCTGACCATCGGGCTGGTCACGCTCACGCCACAGGGGGAGGTCACGCGGCCCCTCCATCTGCGACTGCGGCATGACTGGTACGATGTGGAAGCGGACGCGATGGCGGTGAACGGCATCGACCTGGACACGCATCACGCCGCCGCGCAACCCGCCGGGGAGGTCGCGGACGCCGTGCGCGCCTACGCGCGGGAGGTCGGGCGGGTGATGCTGGGGGGGCACAACCTGCACTACGACCTGGGCTTTTTGCGGCTGCTGCTGCCGGACCTGAACAGCGTGTTCCGGCGGGGGCGGGTGGACACCAAACTCAGCGCGCAGTTTCTGATTCATGCCGGGGTGCTGCCGCGCAAGGTGGGGACGCCGCTGGACCAGCTCGCCAAGCACTTCGGGCTGGAGTATCAGGCCCACAATGCGCTGGAAGATGCGGCGGTGACGGCGCGGGTGTACACGGAGTTGTTGCGGCTGGTGGCGCGGTGA
- a CDS encoding MBL fold metallo-hydrolase RNA specificity domain-containing protein produces the protein MRVESLGAALTVTGSAHLLSTRDGPVLIDCGLFQGGEELEARNREPFPFDAADLLAVVVTHAHLDHIGRLPLLVKRGYRGPVYCTPPTAALAEAVLLDSARLQVEGFRQDLRRARRVGREAEVPEPLYDEEDVHRTLALLRPALHYGERAQVGPLKVTAERAGHILGSAYLVIEVEGQRLLMSGDLGNRESGLQLTFTPPPPVDAVMIETTYANRIHRSREATLAEFRDILHQSIRAGGKILIPTFAIERAQMILYILRNMMEAGEVPRIPIFLDSPLAARATGDYFEFGDELIPPVREALQSGEDPFRPSTLHVVLTSTESQRINRYDGPAIIMAGSGMMNGGRIQHHLKHNLWKPSTSLVIASYQSPGSLGGRIVAGESPVHILGEEIIVRAHVHTIGGFSAHADQDDLLAFLSTTGTPRVWLIHGEVPAMEEFLPVLAQRGLTGNIMPDHQEVDLLTTTFPAGRPPGLPESHEDARASAGGE, from the coding sequence ATGCGAGTTGAGAGTCTGGGGGCGGCGCTGACCGTCACGGGAAGCGCGCACCTGCTGTCCACCCGTGACGGCCCGGTGCTGATCGACTGCGGCCTCTTCCAGGGCGGCGAGGAGCTGGAAGCCCGCAACCGCGAACCCTTCCCCTTTGACGCCGCCGACCTCCTGGCGGTGGTGGTGACGCACGCGCACCTCGACCACATCGGGCGGCTGCCGCTGCTGGTCAAGCGCGGCTACCGGGGGCCGGTCTACTGCACCCCGCCGACAGCGGCGCTGGCCGAGGCGGTGCTGCTCGACTCGGCCCGCCTTCAGGTGGAGGGGTTTCGCCAGGACCTCCGCCGGGCCCGCCGGGTGGGCCGGGAGGCCGAGGTCCCCGAACCCCTCTACGACGAGGAGGACGTTCACCGCACCCTGGCCCTGCTGCGTCCTGCCCTGCACTACGGCGAGAGGGCGCAGGTGGGGCCGCTCAAGGTCACCGCCGAGCGGGCCGGGCACATCCTGGGCAGCGCCTACCTGGTGATCGAGGTGGAAGGCCAGCGCCTGCTGATGTCGGGCGACCTCGGGAACCGCGAGAGCGGCCTGCAACTCACCTTCACGCCGCCGCCCCCGGTGGACGCGGTGATGATCGAGACGACCTACGCCAACCGCATCCACCGCTCCCGCGAGGCGACGCTGGCCGAGTTCCGTGACATCCTGCACCAGAGCATCCGCGCGGGCGGCAAGATTCTGATTCCCACCTTCGCCATCGAGCGCGCGCAGATGATCCTCTACATCCTGCGGAACATGATGGAGGCGGGCGAGGTGCCCCGTATTCCCATCTTCCTCGATTCCCCGCTGGCCGCCCGCGCCACCGGCGATTACTTCGAGTTCGGGGACGAACTGATCCCGCCCGTCCGCGAGGCCCTCCAAAGCGGTGAGGACCCCTTCCGGCCCTCCACGCTGCACGTCGTCCTGACCAGCACCGAGTCGCAACGCATCAACCGCTATGACGGCCCCGCGATCATCATGGCCGGGAGCGGGATGATGAACGGCGGGCGCATCCAGCACCACCTCAAGCACAACCTCTGGAAGCCCAGCACCAGCCTGGTCATCGCCAGCTACCAGTCGCCCGGCAGCCTGGGGGGCCGCATCGTGGCGGGGGAGAGTCCCGTCCACATCCTGGGCGAGGAGATCATCGTGCGCGCCCACGTCCACACCATCGGCGGCTTCTCCGCCCACGCCGACCAGGACGACCTGCTCGCCTTCCTCTCCACGACCGGCACCCCGCGCGTCTGGCTGATTCACGGCGAGGTGCCCGCGATGGAGGAGTTCCTCCCGGTGCTGGCGCAACGGGGCCTGACCGGCAACATCATGCCCGACCATCAGGAGGTGGACCTCCTGACCACCACCTTCCCCGCCGGGCGTCCCCCCGGCCTGCCCGAGAGCCACGAAGACGCGCGGGCCAGCGCGGGGGGGGAGTAG
- a CDS encoding universal stress protein, which produces MTDPLIFTAGPGAGTPDAAETGPGPDAAGHPFQRLAVGIDFSPASLHALEVARTRFPGAQRRLLHVTDARVATTPDLGGGVIPTGPSPALLHTLENADADRLAALVQGSEETELLVGDPVTGILEAAERWGAELIVVGTHSQGAIEHFFLGSSAEKLVARSPVPVLTVRLPRRAAAER; this is translated from the coding sequence ATGACAGACCCTCTGATCTTCACCGCCGGGCCAGGGGCAGGGACCCCGGACGCGGCCGAAACCGGGCCGGGGCCGGACGCGGCGGGCCACCCCTTCCAGCGCCTCGCGGTCGGCATCGATTTCTCGCCCGCCTCGCTGCACGCGCTGGAGGTGGCCCGCACGCGCTTTCCGGGGGCCCAGCGCCGCCTCCTGCACGTGACCGACGCCCGCGTGGCCACCACGCCCGACCTGGGCGGCGGCGTGATCCCCACCGGTCCCAGCCCGGCCCTCCTGCACACGCTGGAGAACGCCGACGCGGACCGCCTGGCCGCTCTGGTGCAGGGAAGCGAGGAAACCGAGCTGCTGGTGGGCGATCCCGTCACCGGCATTCTGGAGGCGGCGGAACGCTGGGGCGCAGAGCTGATCGTGGTGGGCACGCACTCGCAGGGGGCCATCGAGCATTTCTTCCTGGGGAGCAGCGCTGAGAAGCTGGTCGCCCGCAGCCCGGTCCCGGTCCTGACCGTGCGGCTGCCCCGGAGGGCTGCGGCGGAACGCTGA